A genomic region of Torulaspora delbrueckii CBS 1146 chromosome 7, complete genome contains the following coding sequences:
- the TDEL0G00100 gene encoding uncharacterized protein — protein sequence MLSYLLLCLLGVASAASDNTYETDFYSNNGDSALVRRTSSAVSGVTNMCPNLNFKWHAKNTNTMPYYMDLLSVDWVGDNTYELSINVKGDQQIDMKYLYSLKIIGINGPMGTKQLWGKNENTYIIDNPTDFTTKIQVYGQKYNGDECKVAMPSFQIQYEYLQGDAAQYWQTWKWGATAFDLMTGCNADNNGNSNADFPLWYWDNAKCSTSSTSSTSSTSSTSSTSSTSSVPASTTKEPASSVSILTTSAPSKSTSSVPSASSSATSVPISTSSPSSTSSSSASSSTTSVPASTTREPASWISSVPSNSASISSAHSSASSSSSVPGSTTKTLQPTSSKSLVSSNSRSSAASSTSSSSTLSAPSSSTSSAPSNPASSSTTSVPASTTKQPASWISSAPSSSASSTPSSSASSSTTSVPASTTKQPASWTSSPPSSSASSAPSSSASSSTTSVPASTTKQPASWISSAPSSSASSAPSSSASSALSGSASSSTTSVPSTSIASGSTFLVASTSTSVLPSYTSVMETTSTVVVSIRSCSGLSSCTLVPPNSTPLVSSDSAPFVTCSRSDSTDSTQNSATFVPRSPVTLTPSPASSGSIGIQSQVECEACAQSSEVSQLPETSTDTGVSVTSSSEGTTATVTKVRSHRTTTLSIPGSHIAPTESLSSVASTINYGETLSSNPSSTHASATTNQQLSGQSEVVSGLQSTMTTISQAPASTSSIPKSEPSSTGFASIHTQASLTSYEGSAARVRSSLSVLLLSLVCLF from the coding sequence ATGCTTTCCTATCTGCTCTTATGTTTGTTAGGGGTTGCTTCAGCAGCCTCCGATAATACTTACGAGACTGATTTTTATTCTAATAATGGTGATTCAGCGTTAGTTCGCCGCACATCGTCAGCTGTGTCTGGAGTTACTAATATGTGtccaaatttgaacttcaaatGGCACGCAAAAAATACCAACACCATGCCATATTACATGGATCTATTGTCAGTCGATTGGGTCGGTGACAATACTTATGAACTTTCAATAAATGTCAAGGGTGATCAACAGATTGATATGAAGTATCTCTATTCCTTAAAAATCATTGGCATCAATGGTCCAATGGGTACTAAACAACTTTGGGGTAAGAATGAGAATACCTATATAATTGATAACCCGACAGATTTCACGACGAAAATTCAAGTTTATGGTCAAAAGTATAATGGCGATGAATGTAAAGTTGCTATGCCATCATTCCAAATTCAATACGAGTATCTGCAAGGTGATGCCGCTCAGTACTGGCAAACTTGGAAATGGGGTGCAACTGCTTTTGATTTGATGACTGGTTGTAACGCAGACAACAATGGCAATTCTAATGCTGACTTTCCGCTATGGTACTGGGATAATGCTAAGTGCTCTACCAGCTCCACAAGCTCTACCAGCTCCACAAGCTCTACCAGCTCCACAAGCTCCACGTCTTCAGTGCCAGCTAGTACCACAAAGGAGCCAGCTAGCTCTGTTTCTATTTTGACGACTTCAGCACCATCTAAATCTACTTCTTCGGTACCGTCAGCTTCTAGCTCTGCCACATCAGTCCCAATAAGCACAAGCAGTCCTAGTTCGACATCTTCTAGCTCAGCATCTAGCTCAACTACTTCAGTGCCAGCTAGCACTACAAGGGAACCAGCCAGTTGGATATCGTCAGTGCCATCTAACTCCGCTTCTATTAGCTCTGCGCATAGCTCcgcttcttcatcgtcatctgTTCCTGGTTCTACTACAAAAACATTACAACCAACTAGCTCCAAGTCTTTGGTTTCATCTAACTCTAGATCTAGCGCTGCATCCTCCACATCATCTAGTTCGACATTGTCCGCACCATCTAGTTCTACGTCTTCGGCACCATCTAACCCTGCATCTAGCTCGACCACTTCAGTGCCAGCTAGCACCACAAAGCAACCAGCTTCATGGATATCATCTGCACCATCTAGCTCTGCgtcttcaacaccatcTAGCTCTGCATCTAGCTCGACCACTTCAGTGCCAGCTAGCACCACAAAGCAACCAGCTTCATGGacatcatcaccaccatcTAGTTCTGCGTCTTCAGCACCATCTAGCTCTGCATCTAGCTCAACTACTTCAGTGCCAGCTAGCACCACAAAGCAACCAGCTTCATGGATATCATCTGCACCATCTAGCTCTGCGTCTTCAGCACCATCTAGCTCCGCTTCTTCAGCACTATCTGGTTCTGCATCTAGCTCGACCACTTCAGTACCTTCTACTTCGATTGCATCTGGTTCTACATTTTTAGTGGCAAGTACTTCTACATCGGTACTACCCAGCTATACATCCGTTATGGAAACTACTTCTACGGTGGTAGTTTCTATCCGTAGCTGCTCCGGACTATCTAGTTGCACATTGGTACCACCTAATTCTACGCCTTTGGTATCATCTGATTCTGCACCTTTCGTAACCTGCTCAAGGTCTGATAGCACGGACTCCACACAAAATTCCGCTACCTTCGTTCCAAGAAGCCCAGTAACGTTGACCCCATCTCCAGCCTCTAGTGGATCTATAGGGATTCAAAGTCAGGTAGAGTGTGAAGCTTGTGCTCAAAGCAGTGAGGTATCACAATTACCCGAGACGTCAACTGACACAGGTGTTTCGGTaacatcttcctcagaaGGCACTACTGCTACGGTTACAAAAGTTAGATCCCATCGAACTACCACCCTTTCGATACCCGGAAGCCACATAGCTCCTACAGAATCCCTAAGCTCTGTGGCCTCGACCATAAACTATGGTGAGACTTTATCCTCGAATCCAAGTTCAACTCATGCTTCTGCAACGACTAATCAACAACTTTCTGGCCAATCTGAAGTTGTTAGTGGGTTGCAAAGTACTATGACTACGATCAGTCAGGCACCCGCTTCAACATCAAGTATTCCAAAAAGCGAGCCTTCTTCGACTGGTTTCGCATCTATTCATACTCAGGCAAGCCTAACGTCCTACGAGGGCTCTGCGGCACGTGTGAGATCATCACTGTCAGTTCTGTTGTTGTCCCTCGTTTGTCTCTTTTAA